In Treponema primitia ZAS-2, a genomic segment contains:
- a CDS encoding aspartyl protease family protein, translated as MGTVYAEITLKNAGDVINVRRGYIKEEEVRETTVRALVDTGAGTLIINEEIRQKLGLAIQGLRSASLANEVKEICKVTEPVEIHWKNRETACTSLMISGAGPVLLGAIPLEDMDLIVNPAKQELVGAHGDEVVALLC; from the coding sequence ATGGGAACAGTATACGCAGAAATCACCCTGAAAAACGCCGGCGATGTAATTAATGTTCGACGCGGGTATATCAAGGAAGAGGAAGTCCGGGAAACGACGGTACGGGCGCTAGTTGATACCGGTGCGGGGACCCTCATTATCAACGAAGAGATCCGGCAAAAATTGGGGCTAGCTATCCAGGGCTTGCGTAGCGCCAGCCTCGCCAATGAGGTAAAGGAGATATGCAAAGTTACCGAGCCGGTAGAAATTCACTGGAAGAACCGGGAAACAGCCTGTACATCTCTGATGATTTCAGGCGCCGGCCCTGTCCTGCTGGGCGCTATCCCCCTTGAAGACATGGATTTAATCGTGAATCCCGCAAAACAAGAATTGGTCGGCGCCCACGGCGACGAAGTAGTAGCCCTTCTCTGTTAA
- the uvrA gene encoding excinuclease ABC subunit UvrA — MDKLIIKGAREHNLKNIDLELPRDKLIVISGLSGSGKSSLAFDTIFAEGQRRYVESLSAYARQFLGRMDKPDLDYIEGLSPAISIEQKTTHRNPRSTVGTVTEIYDYYRLLFARIGLPHCPQCGREIREQPVDQIIDTIMQMGEGTRVQLLAPVIRGKKGEHQKVLEDARKAGFARARVDGILVNLDEESTIKLDKQKKHSIEIVVDRLVIGPEIRSRLAESVEAALNAADGIMLVLQQGAGKTGSSPDQTGGRTGGSARDSAAGGISELFFSQKNACPDCGISIPELQPRLFSFNNPYGACPSCSGLGAKLEFDPALVIPDRRLSFNEGGVVPYNPDSAWHRSRFESLAKHYKFKLDTPLKELPKKVLDAILYGSKDEIKVRYENRDRTGHFEYQSKFPGVLEDLKRRYLETQSENMKEWFEKFMSQKPCEDCGGKRLKPEALGVTVGGRNIWDLTNLSVTDTLKFFDTLKFTKNEKKIASQILKEINARLGFMKNVGLEYLTLERKSATLSGGEAQRIRLATQIGSSLVGVLYILDEPSIGLHQRDNQRLIDTLLYLRNLGNTLIVVEHDEQTLRTADHIVDLGPGAGVHGGKVVAQGTPAEVMKVGESLTGQYLAGTLTMEIPKKRRQGNGNFLRLTGVTEHNLKNIDVEIPLGLFTCITGVSGSGKSTLLSDVLYPALSNQVYGSNHPEGAYKKLTGAEFIDKVIDIDQSPIGRTPRSNPATYVGVFSGIRDLFASLPEAKMRGYKPGRFSFNVRGGRCENCSGDGTIKIEMNFLPDVYITCDVCHGQRFNKETLEIRYKGKNIADVLDMTIEEAAKFFEYIPHIARKMDTLLSVGLGYVKLGQSALTLSGGEAQRVKLALELSKRSTGRTLYILDEPTTGLHFADVKQLMEVIQRLVDQGNTVVMIEHNLDVLLQADQLIDLGPEGGDRGGELVVTGTPEEVAAYPRSYTGVYIKEILDRRSHRRSSRRT, encoded by the coding sequence ATGGACAAGCTCATCATAAAAGGAGCCCGGGAGCACAATTTAAAAAACATCGACCTGGAGCTTCCCCGGGACAAGTTAATCGTTATTTCAGGCCTTTCCGGATCCGGGAAGAGCTCCCTGGCCTTTGACACCATCTTCGCCGAGGGGCAGCGGCGTTATGTGGAGAGCCTTTCCGCCTATGCCCGGCAGTTTCTGGGCCGCATGGACAAGCCCGATCTGGACTATATCGAGGGCCTTTCCCCGGCTATTTCTATAGAACAAAAAACTACCCACCGGAATCCCCGGTCTACCGTGGGCACGGTTACGGAAATCTACGACTATTACCGGCTCCTCTTTGCCCGGATAGGGCTGCCCCATTGCCCCCAGTGCGGCAGGGAAATCCGGGAACAGCCGGTGGACCAGATCATTGATACGATCATGCAGATGGGGGAGGGGACCCGGGTCCAACTTCTGGCCCCGGTGATCCGGGGCAAAAAGGGGGAACACCAGAAGGTACTGGAGGACGCCCGGAAAGCGGGGTTTGCCCGGGCCCGGGTAGACGGGATTTTGGTGAACCTGGATGAAGAAAGTACTATTAAACTGGACAAACAGAAGAAACACTCCATCGAAATCGTGGTGGACCGGCTGGTCATAGGCCCGGAGATCAGGTCCCGGCTTGCGGAGTCTGTGGAAGCCGCCCTCAATGCGGCGGACGGGATCATGCTGGTGCTCCAGCAGGGGGCCGGTAAAACGGGAAGCTCCCCCGATCAAACGGGTGGCAGAACCGGAGGTTCTGCAAGAGATTCCGCCGCCGGCGGAATCTCCGAACTTTTTTTCAGCCAGAAAAACGCCTGCCCGGACTGCGGGATTTCCATACCGGAGCTTCAGCCCCGGCTTTTTTCCTTTAACAACCCCTACGGCGCCTGCCCCTCCTGTTCCGGCCTGGGGGCAAAGCTGGAATTCGACCCTGCCTTGGTGATCCCCGACAGGCGCCTGTCCTTTAACGAAGGAGGGGTAGTCCCCTATAACCCGGACAGTGCCTGGCACCGCAGCCGCTTTGAAAGCCTGGCCAAGCATTACAAGTTCAAGCTGGATACCCCCCTGAAGGAACTGCCCAAGAAGGTGCTGGATGCCATACTCTACGGCAGCAAGGACGAGATAAAGGTCCGCTACGAAAACCGGGACCGGACCGGCCACTTTGAGTACCAGTCGAAATTTCCCGGGGTGCTGGAAGACCTGAAACGGCGCTACCTGGAAACCCAGTCGGAGAACATGAAGGAGTGGTTTGAAAAATTCATGAGCCAGAAGCCCTGCGAGGACTGCGGGGGCAAGCGGCTCAAGCCTGAAGCCCTGGGGGTTACCGTGGGTGGGCGGAATATCTGGGACCTTACCAATCTTTCGGTCACCGATACTCTGAAATTTTTCGATACCCTGAAATTTACCAAAAACGAAAAGAAGATTGCCTCCCAGATACTCAAGGAAATTAATGCCCGGCTGGGGTTTATGAAAAACGTGGGCTTGGAATACCTGACCCTGGAACGGAAGTCCGCCACCCTTTCCGGGGGGGAGGCCCAGCGCATACGCCTGGCCACACAGATTGGGTCAAGCCTTGTCGGGGTGCTTTACATCCTGGACGAGCCCTCCATCGGGCTCCATCAGCGGGACAACCAGCGGCTCATCGATACCCTGCTCTATCTCCGCAATTTGGGGAACACCCTGATCGTGGTGGAACACGACGAGCAGACCCTGCGTACTGCGGACCATATCGTGGACCTGGGGCCTGGGGCAGGGGTTCACGGGGGCAAGGTGGTGGCCCAGGGTACCCCTGCGGAGGTGATGAAAGTGGGGGAGAGCCTTACCGGCCAATACCTGGCAGGGACCCTCACCATGGAAATCCCCAAAAAGCGGCGCCAGGGGAACGGGAACTTCCTGCGCCTCACGGGGGTTACGGAGCATAACCTTAAAAACATCGATGTGGAGATACCCCTGGGGCTGTTTACCTGTATCACCGGGGTTTCCGGGTCAGGAAAATCCACCCTCCTTTCGGATGTGCTCTACCCGGCCCTATCCAACCAGGTCTACGGCTCCAACCACCCCGAAGGGGCCTATAAAAAACTTACCGGGGCGGAGTTCATCGACAAGGTGATCGATATCGATCAGAGCCCCATAGGCCGGACCCCCCGGTCCAACCCCGCCACATACGTTGGGGTCTTTTCAGGGATCCGGGACCTTTTCGCCAGCCTGCCTGAGGCCAAGATGCGGGGTTATAAGCCCGGGCGCTTTTCCTTCAATGTCCGGGGGGGGCGCTGCGAAAACTGTTCAGGGGACGGAACAATCAAGATCGAGATGAACTTTCTGCCGGATGTGTATATCACCTGCGATGTGTGCCACGGACAGCGCTTTAACAAGGAAACCCTGGAAATACGGTACAAGGGCAAAAATATCGCCGATGTGCTGGACATGACCATAGAGGAAGCGGCGAAATTTTTTGAATATATACCCCACATAGCCCGGAAGATGGATACCCTCCTTTCGGTTGGCCTGGGCTATGTCAAGCTGGGCCAGTCCGCCCTGACCCTGTCCGGGGGGGAGGCCCAGCGGGTGAAGCTTGCCCTGGAACTGTCCAAGCGCTCCACCGGCAGGACCCTCTATATCCTGGACGAACCCACCACAGGGCTCCACTTTGCGGATGTGAAGCAGCTCATGGAGGTGATCCAGCGCCTGGTGGATCAGGGAAATACGGTGGTGATGATCGAACATAACCTGGATGTGCTGCTCCAGGCGGATCAGCTCATCGATTTGGGGCCCGAGGGGGGCGACAGGGGAGGGGAACTGGTGGTTACTGGTACCCCCGAAGAGGTTGCAGCCTATCCCCGTTCCTATACGGGGGTGTATATCAAGGAAATCCTGGACCGGCGTTCACATCGCCGTTCCTCCCGGCGTACATGA